In Myxococcus stipitatus, the following are encoded in one genomic region:
- a CDS encoding peptidase MA family metallohydrolase, with product MVSLLAALLLAAAPTTPAQKAKDLSGRKEWEELYLAFASGDEKAVPEEQRATVSSALVKGCQALMKDDAVMAYSMGERAAVYEESAPALRCLASAARKTEQRAAAEAALLKGVTRYPKDGGFPLELGKLLLEEQDAVGAQAALEKVPPRSREAAEAKRLLKQARQQTLQEDAARTEATRISRRLGGASTQPSVGRGSDETSVVSLGTQPGMSVRAPDVGFESRVDATGMRVRANSRFVISYFNNERDFSQRADYEGKVVEVLNEAYHFTRGVLGETRETPVSVVLYTFNEFRAAYGSRAARLVAGRYSANAIRINDAAELTRQTKATLIHEYVHAAVADFCGGADNDMAYLPVWFNEGLAMFVEWKYLDAPGPDPRLANEMRSVLASSAKLPQVSEMAVVAPMNTAHPEMAYAVSGLAVKELMRREGAHRLMTLLRTACKENASFEEALKTHYGMTLEELDTEVQRSLEKR from the coding sequence ATGGTTTCCCTGCTCGCCGCACTGCTGCTCGCCGCCGCCCCCACCACGCCGGCCCAGAAAGCCAAGGACCTGTCGGGCCGGAAGGAATGGGAGGAGCTGTACCTGGCGTTCGCGTCCGGGGACGAGAAGGCGGTCCCCGAGGAGCAGCGGGCCACGGTGTCCAGCGCGCTGGTGAAGGGCTGTCAGGCGCTGATGAAGGACGACGCCGTCATGGCGTACTCGATGGGTGAGCGCGCCGCCGTGTATGAGGAATCCGCGCCCGCGCTGCGCTGTCTGGCATCCGCGGCGAGGAAGACGGAGCAGCGCGCCGCGGCCGAGGCCGCGTTGCTCAAGGGCGTCACGCGTTATCCCAAGGACGGCGGCTTCCCGCTGGAGCTGGGCAAGCTGCTGCTCGAGGAGCAGGACGCGGTGGGCGCACAGGCCGCGCTGGAGAAGGTGCCTCCTCGTTCACGCGAAGCGGCCGAGGCGAAGCGGCTGCTCAAGCAGGCCCGACAGCAGACGTTGCAGGAAGACGCGGCCCGCACGGAGGCCACGCGCATCTCCCGCCGCTTGGGAGGTGCCTCCACGCAGCCCTCGGTGGGCCGGGGGAGCGATGAGACCTCCGTCGTCTCGCTGGGGACGCAGCCGGGGATGAGCGTCCGCGCCCCCGACGTCGGCTTCGAGTCCCGCGTGGACGCCACCGGCATGCGCGTGCGGGCCAACAGCCGGTTCGTCATCAGCTACTTCAACAACGAGCGCGATTTCAGCCAGCGCGCCGACTACGAAGGCAAGGTCGTCGAAGTCCTCAACGAGGCCTACCACTTCACCCGAGGGGTGCTCGGCGAGACGCGGGAGACCCCCGTTTCTGTTGTCCTCTACACGTTCAACGAGTTCCGCGCCGCCTACGGCAGCCGGGCCGCACGACTCGTGGCGGGCAGGTACTCGGCGAACGCCATCCGCATCAACGATGCGGCGGAGCTGACGCGCCAGACCAAGGCCACCCTCATCCACGAGTACGTCCACGCCGCCGTCGCCGACTTCTGCGGCGGCGCCGACAACGACATGGCCTACCTCCCCGTCTGGTTCAACGAGGGACTGGCCATGTTCGTGGAGTGGAAGTACCTGGACGCGCCCGGGCCCGACCCGAGGCTTGCGAACGAGATGCGCTCCGTGTTGGCGTCGTCGGCGAAGCTGCCCCAGGTCAGCGAGATGGCCGTGGTCGCCCCGATGAACACCGCCCATCCCGAAATGGCCTACGCCGTATCCGGACTGGCGGTCAAAGAACTGATGCGCCGGGAGGGGGCCCACCGGCTGATGACCCTCCTGCGCACGGCGTGCAAAGAGAACGCCTCCTTCGAGGAGGCGTTGAAGACCCACTACGGAATGACCCTGGAGGAGCTCGATACCGAGGTCCAGCGTTCCCTCGAGAAGAGGTAG
- the ilvA gene encoding threonine ammonia-lyase has protein sequence MVTLQDILTARERLRDAIRPTPCPASDYFTERTECAAVYFKLENLQRTGAFKERGALNKLLTLTPEEKKRGVIAASAGNHAQGVAYHARRLGVKATIVMPERTPLIKVSRTRDDYGARVVLKGTNYDEAYAEALRLQKDEGLVFVHPFNDPHVIAGQGTIGLELLEQWPDVEVVLVPIGGGGLISGVACALKESKPGIQVIGVQSSTIDSMKASVEAGKLVELPAAGTTIADGIAVKKVGDLTFEMVRKYVDAVVSVDEEEIAAAILTLLEQEKSVVEGAGAVGVAAVLNGHVPRAKGKRTAIILSGGNIDMNVISRIIERGLVKAGRLVQLEVRLPDRPGMLARLTTRIADLKANVVDLHHERAFSKAGLGEAMVEVTLETTGPAHIRELETALEELGWQVARK, from the coding sequence ATGGTCACCCTCCAGGACATCCTCACCGCCAGGGAGCGCCTGCGCGACGCCATCCGGCCCACCCCCTGCCCCGCGTCGGACTACTTCACGGAGCGGACCGAGTGCGCCGCGGTGTACTTCAAGCTGGAGAACCTCCAGCGCACGGGCGCCTTCAAGGAGCGCGGCGCGCTCAACAAGTTGCTGACGCTCACGCCGGAGGAGAAGAAGCGCGGAGTCATCGCCGCTTCGGCCGGCAACCACGCGCAGGGCGTCGCGTACCACGCGCGGCGGTTGGGGGTGAAGGCCACCATCGTCATGCCGGAGCGCACGCCGCTCATCAAGGTGTCACGCACGCGCGATGACTACGGCGCGCGCGTGGTGCTCAAGGGCACCAACTACGACGAGGCCTACGCGGAGGCGTTGCGTCTGCAGAAGGACGAGGGGCTCGTCTTCGTCCACCCGTTCAACGACCCGCATGTCATCGCGGGCCAGGGGACCATCGGCCTGGAGCTCCTGGAGCAGTGGCCGGACGTGGAGGTCGTCCTCGTCCCCATCGGCGGCGGCGGGCTCATCTCCGGCGTGGCGTGCGCGCTGAAGGAGTCCAAGCCGGGCATCCAGGTGATTGGCGTGCAGTCGTCCACCATCGACAGCATGAAGGCCTCCGTGGAGGCGGGGAAGCTGGTGGAGCTGCCCGCCGCGGGGACCACCATCGCGGATGGCATCGCCGTGAAGAAGGTGGGCGACCTCACCTTCGAGATGGTCCGCAAGTACGTGGACGCGGTGGTGTCGGTGGACGAGGAGGAGATTGCCGCCGCCATCCTCACGCTGCTGGAGCAGGAGAAGAGCGTGGTGGAGGGCGCGGGCGCGGTGGGCGTGGCCGCGGTGCTCAACGGGCATGTGCCTCGCGCGAAGGGCAAGCGCACCGCCATCATCCTGAGCGGCGGCAACATCGACATGAACGTCATCAGCCGCATCATCGAGCGCGGCCTGGTGAAGGCAGGCCGTCTGGTGCAGTTGGAGGTGCGGTTGCCGGACCGGCCCGGAATGCTCGCGCGGCTGACCACGCGCATCGCCGACCTGAAGGCCAACGTGGTGGACCTCCACCACGAGCGCGCCTTCTCCAAGGCGGGACTCGGCGAGGCGATGGTGGAAGTCACCTTGGAGACCACGGGCCCGGCGCATATCCGCGAGTTGGAGACGGCGCTCGAGGAGCTGGGGTGGCAGGTGGCCCGCAAGTAG
- a CDS encoding Glu/Leu/Phe/Val family dehydrogenase, translating into MTAVEGTNYYFRKAARIMDVGTPIETLLATPLREVKVQVSIEMDSGEIRTFLGYRIQHDNSRGPMKGGLRYHPKLDQDESSSLASLMTWKTAVVNLPYGGAKGGIACDPSQLSLKELERLTRKFVDQIQDVIGPTRDIPAPDVNTNPQVMAWIMDQYSRYHGHSPAVVTGKPLELYGSKGREAATGRGLQYVCREILRDLGLPVKGTRFAIQGFGNVGSHTAQLLWEDGGVVVAVADVLGGVRNPQGLDIPSLFEHVKRTGTVTGFGGGTACTNEEVLAADCEVLIPAALGHALTRDNANAVRARLIIEGANGATQPEADEIFEKRGIFVVPDVLASAGGVTVSYFEWVQNLQHLSWEEDRVNAELEKTMKEAYERVAQIARSRKVSMRTAAYILAIGRVGKATVLRGI; encoded by the coding sequence ATGACCGCCGTCGAGGGTACCAACTACTACTTCCGCAAGGCCGCGCGGATCATGGACGTGGGCACCCCCATCGAGACTCTGCTCGCCACGCCCCTTCGCGAGGTGAAGGTCCAGGTCTCCATCGAGATGGACTCCGGCGAGATTCGCACGTTCCTCGGCTACCGCATCCAGCACGACAACAGCCGAGGCCCCATGAAGGGCGGCCTTCGCTACCACCCGAAGCTGGACCAGGACGAGTCCTCGTCGCTCGCGTCGCTGATGACGTGGAAGACCGCCGTCGTCAACCTGCCCTACGGCGGCGCCAAGGGCGGCATCGCGTGCGACCCGTCCCAGCTCAGCCTCAAGGAGCTGGAGCGCCTGACGCGCAAGTTCGTCGACCAGATTCAGGACGTCATCGGCCCCACCCGCGACATCCCCGCGCCCGACGTCAACACCAACCCCCAGGTGATGGCGTGGATCATGGACCAGTACTCGCGCTACCACGGCCACTCGCCGGCGGTGGTGACGGGCAAGCCGCTGGAGCTCTACGGCTCCAAGGGCCGTGAAGCGGCCACCGGGCGAGGCCTCCAGTACGTGTGCCGCGAAATCCTCCGCGACCTGGGCCTGCCGGTGAAGGGCACGCGCTTCGCCATCCAGGGCTTCGGCAACGTGGGCAGCCACACCGCGCAGCTGCTCTGGGAGGACGGCGGCGTGGTGGTGGCCGTGGCGGACGTGCTGGGCGGCGTGCGCAATCCGCAGGGCCTGGACATCCCGTCCCTCTTCGAACACGTCAAGCGCACCGGCACCGTGACGGGCTTCGGCGGTGGCACCGCCTGCACCAACGAAGAGGTGCTCGCGGCCGACTGCGAGGTGCTCATCCCCGCGGCGCTCGGCCACGCGCTCACCCGCGACAACGCCAACGCGGTGCGCGCGCGCCTCATCATCGAAGGCGCCAACGGGGCCACGCAGCCGGAAGCGGACGAAATCTTCGAGAAGCGCGGCATCTTCGTGGTGCCCGACGTGCTGGCCAGCGCCGGCGGCGTCACCGTCAGCTACTTCGAGTGGGTGCAGAACCTCCAGCACCTGTCCTGGGAAGAGGACCGCGTCAACGCGGAGCTGGAGAAGACGATGAAGGAGGCCTACGAGCGCGTGGCGCAGATTGCCCGCTCGCGAAAGGTCTCCATGAGGACGGCGGCCTACATCCTGGCCATCGGCCGGGTGGGCAAGGCCACCGTGTTGCGCGGCATCTGA
- a CDS encoding helix-turn-helix transcriptional regulator — MSPGPPDASTVNGHLQGLARRIRALRERRGLTQEDFASRCGISVSFASLLERGERSPSYETLLQVAGALELPLWELLRLDDVDDAGAHRLEGFVRARRLSRPDVDRLLKVAEMMFTSGATPVPPARPESARCVEPGCQRAVLARGLCTAHYHRERRKKTVGPREG; from the coding sequence ATGTCTCCTGGCCCTCCGGATGCTTCGACGGTGAACGGACACCTGCAGGGCCTGGCCCGGAGGATTCGGGCCCTGAGGGAGCGCCGGGGGCTCACCCAGGAGGACTTCGCGTCTCGGTGTGGCATCTCGGTCTCCTTCGCCTCCCTCTTGGAGCGAGGCGAGCGGAGCCCCAGCTACGAAACGCTCCTCCAGGTGGCGGGGGCGTTGGAGCTGCCGCTGTGGGAGCTGCTCCGGCTGGACGACGTGGATGATGCGGGGGCCCACCGCCTGGAGGGCTTCGTGCGGGCGCGGAGGCTGTCGCGTCCGGACGTGGACCGGCTGCTGAAGGTGGCGGAGATGATGTTCACTTCAGGGGCCACGCCCGTGCCCCCCGCGAGGCCGGAGTCCGCGAGGTGTGTCGAGCCCGGCTGCCAGCGGGCCGTCCTCGCCCGAGGGCTCTGCACCGCGCACTACCACCGGGAACGGCGCAAGAAGACCGTCGGGCCACGGGAGGGCTGA
- a CDS encoding DEAD/DEAH box helicase produces the protein MSDIQEPTSPGSPATDEAPTRPAEYIADIGFDDMNLSEPLRRALAERGYTHPTPVQARAFRPAMEGKDLIVRSKTGTGKTAAFGLPLLEKISPDDKRVRALILCPTRELALQVADELTKLAKYKGVKVAAIYGGASMKQQEDALEEGTPIIVGTPGRVFDHINRGNLKLDGCDHAVLDEADEMLNQGFYEEVTRILDRLPKTRQVLLFSATVPTDIQNLIARYTTNAETLLLSGDVFTVEHIHHVRYDVSDAFPKPRNLIYVLEKEEPPNAIIFCNTRDDTALVTAVLNRNGFDAELLNGDLPQKERERVMAKVKRGEVAFMVATDIAARGIDISGLEYVINYSLPEDPAVYLHRVGRTGRIGNKGTAINLFSGRELATYTALEKKYGIKFDKQEMPAPEEAMRLWTERHVREIQEAASGSVFEGFLPLAAQLKTRPNADDLVAFLLKYFFSHLRMEKAKAAQEAEGREPTPERKPEGRRRERERGEDRRERGERRERGEKPMARPEHPDRERRPRRDEPRRERDSSRGAAALEAGPGEAKLWVNLGTADGLGPGSIATALEDAGAPLGKMVRAELRPTFAYVFVAEEDAAAFETLNGKQHGSKTLRVEKSKPRSEREPGTRPPPSPDAGPGEVKLWTNLGSDDGMDEAKLPATLETAGAPEGKVLKALLRPTYGYAYVAEADAPAFEALNGKQVGEKVLKIERHRPRGAREERRPRHEALPDVPGQVRLWVGLGKQDGLDEAGVTSALEAAGAPAGKVVRMDLRPTYAYVFVADEDASAFEATHGKQHGERTLKVERARKK, from the coding sequence ATGAGCGACATCCAAGAGCCCACCTCGCCGGGCAGCCCGGCCACCGACGAAGCGCCGACGCGTCCCGCCGAATACATCGCGGACATCGGCTTCGACGACATGAATCTGTCCGAGCCCCTCCGCCGTGCGCTGGCGGAGCGCGGCTACACCCATCCCACTCCTGTCCAGGCACGCGCGTTCCGGCCGGCCATGGAGGGCAAGGACCTCATTGTCCGCAGCAAGACGGGCACTGGCAAGACGGCCGCGTTCGGCCTGCCGCTGCTGGAGAAGATTTCCCCCGACGACAAGCGGGTGCGCGCGCTCATCCTCTGCCCCACGCGGGAGCTGGCGCTCCAGGTGGCGGACGAGCTGACCAAGCTGGCGAAGTACAAGGGCGTGAAGGTGGCGGCCATCTACGGCGGCGCCTCCATGAAGCAGCAGGAGGACGCGCTCGAGGAAGGCACGCCCATCATCGTGGGCACGCCGGGCCGGGTGTTCGACCACATCAACCGCGGCAACCTGAAGCTGGACGGGTGCGACCACGCGGTGCTGGACGAAGCCGACGAGATGCTCAACCAGGGCTTCTACGAGGAGGTCACCCGCATCCTCGACCGCCTTCCCAAGACGCGCCAGGTGCTGCTGTTCAGCGCGACCGTCCCCACGGACATCCAGAACCTCATCGCGCGGTACACGACGAACGCGGAGACGCTGCTGCTCTCCGGCGACGTGTTCACGGTGGAGCACATCCACCACGTCCGCTACGACGTGTCGGACGCCTTCCCCAAGCCGCGCAACCTCATCTACGTGCTGGAGAAGGAGGAGCCGCCCAACGCCATCATCTTCTGCAACACGCGGGATGACACGGCGCTGGTGACGGCGGTGCTCAACCGCAACGGCTTCGACGCGGAGCTGCTCAACGGAGACCTGCCGCAGAAGGAGCGCGAGCGGGTGATGGCGAAGGTGAAGCGCGGCGAGGTGGCCTTCATGGTGGCCACGGATATCGCGGCGCGCGGCATCGACATCTCCGGGCTGGAGTACGTCATCAACTACTCGTTGCCGGAGGACCCGGCGGTGTACCTGCACCGCGTGGGCCGCACGGGCCGCATCGGCAACAAGGGCACGGCCATCAACCTCTTCTCCGGGCGCGAGCTGGCGACGTACACGGCGCTGGAGAAGAAGTACGGCATCAAGTTCGACAAGCAGGAGATGCCGGCCCCCGAAGAGGCCATGCGCCTGTGGACCGAGCGCCACGTGCGCGAAATCCAGGAGGCCGCCAGCGGCTCCGTGTTCGAGGGCTTCCTGCCCCTGGCCGCGCAGCTCAAGACGCGGCCCAACGCGGATGACCTGGTCGCCTTCCTGCTGAAGTACTTCTTCAGCCACCTGCGGATGGAGAAGGCGAAGGCGGCGCAGGAGGCCGAGGGTCGCGAGCCGACCCCGGAGCGCAAGCCCGAGGGCCGCCGCCGCGAGCGTGAGCGTGGGGAGGACCGCCGGGAGCGGGGCGAGCGCCGGGAGCGCGGTGAGAAGCCGATGGCGCGTCCGGAGCACCCGGACCGCGAGCGCCGCCCGCGCCGCGATGAGCCCCGCCGCGAGCGGGACTCCAGCCGTGGCGCCGCCGCGCTGGAGGCGGGTCCGGGCGAGGCGAAGCTGTGGGTGAACCTGGGGACGGCGGATGGCCTGGGGCCGGGCAGCATCGCCACGGCGCTGGAGGATGCGGGCGCGCCGCTGGGGAAGATGGTGCGCGCGGAGCTGCGTCCCACGTTCGCGTATGTGTTCGTCGCGGAGGAGGACGCCGCCGCGTTCGAGACGCTCAATGGCAAGCAGCACGGCTCCAAGACGTTGCGCGTGGAGAAGAGCAAGCCGCGCAGCGAGCGCGAGCCGGGCACGCGCCCGCCTCCGTCCCCCGACGCGGGGCCGGGCGAGGTGAAGCTGTGGACGAACCTGGGCTCCGATGACGGCATGGACGAGGCGAAGCTGCCCGCCACGCTGGAGACCGCGGGGGCGCCCGAGGGCAAGGTGCTCAAGGCCCTGCTGCGGCCCACGTACGGCTATGCCTACGTCGCCGAGGCCGATGCGCCCGCCTTCGAGGCGCTCAACGGCAAGCAGGTGGGCGAGAAGGTGCTGAAGATTGAGCGGCACCGTCCCCGCGGCGCGCGCGAGGAGCGCCGTCCGCGTCACGAGGCCCTGCCGGACGTGCCGGGCCAGGTGCGCCTGTGGGTCGGCCTGGGCAAGCAGGACGGGCTGGACGAGGCGGGTGTCACCAGCGCGCTCGAGGCCGCGGGTGCTCCGGCCGGCAAGGTGGTGCGGATGGATTTGCGTCCCACGTACGCGTACGTGTTCGTCGCGGACGAGGACGCCTCCGCCTTCGAGGCCACCCACGGCAAGCAGCACGGTGAGCGCACGCTGAAGGTCGAGCGCGCACGCAAGAAGTAG
- a CDS encoding RNA polymerase factor sigma-32 — MASGGKRTKGTSSRPKSKRAAGSAPPRAEEVDVQAEDAGAEAQVDPDSLEPDEAELVEVEPEEAAPRLAPSKALARAGESGLSNRDPLQAYMAEVQRHPLLSREEELALSRQYRDTQDVRTAYRLVASNLRLVVKLAHEYHRNPLSLLDLVQEGNIGLMQAVKKYDPERGVKLSSYAAWWIRAYILRYIMDNWKMVKLGTTEAQRKLFFKLRQEQEKLIAQGFEPSPKLLAERLNVTEQDVVEMDQRLGHDEVSIDAPLGSDDEGSRATRADRYLPSGATPADERLGSEQLKALFREKLAAFSQSLEGKERYIFEHRLTADEPLTLQDIGDKYGVSRERARQIEAALIQRMREFMREHIPDFDLVATPKG, encoded by the coding sequence ATGGCGAGTGGAGGGAAAAGAACCAAAGGAACGTCTTCCCGGCCCAAGTCGAAGCGGGCGGCGGGAAGCGCGCCTCCCCGTGCGGAAGAGGTTGACGTCCAGGCGGAGGACGCGGGTGCCGAGGCGCAGGTGGACCCGGACTCCCTGGAGCCCGACGAGGCGGAGCTGGTGGAGGTCGAGCCCGAGGAGGCCGCGCCCCGGCTCGCGCCCTCGAAGGCGCTGGCCCGAGCGGGTGAATCCGGGCTCAGCAACCGGGACCCCCTCCAGGCCTACATGGCGGAGGTGCAGCGCCATCCGCTGCTCTCGCGCGAGGAGGAGCTGGCGCTGTCGCGTCAGTACCGGGACACCCAGGATGTGCGCACCGCGTACCGGCTGGTGGCCTCCAACCTGAGACTCGTGGTGAAGCTGGCGCACGAGTACCACCGCAACCCGCTGTCCCTGTTGGACCTGGTTCAAGAGGGGAACATCGGGCTCATGCAGGCGGTGAAGAAGTATGACCCTGAACGGGGCGTGAAGCTGAGCAGCTACGCGGCCTGGTGGATTCGGGCGTACATCCTTCGCTACATCATGGACAACTGGAAGATGGTGAAGCTGGGGACGACAGAGGCCCAGCGGAAGCTCTTCTTCAAGTTGCGCCAGGAGCAGGAGAAGCTCATCGCCCAGGGCTTCGAGCCCAGCCCCAAGTTGCTCGCGGAGCGGCTCAACGTCACCGAGCAGGACGTGGTGGAGATGGACCAGCGGCTGGGGCACGACGAGGTCTCCATCGACGCGCCGCTGGGCTCGGATGACGAGGGCTCGCGAGCCACCCGCGCGGACCGCTACCTGCCGTCGGGCGCCACCCCCGCCGATGAGCGGCTGGGCTCCGAGCAGCTCAAGGCCCTCTTTCGCGAGAAGCTGGCGGCGTTCTCCCAGTCGCTGGAGGGCAAGGAGCGCTACATCTTCGAGCACCGCCTCACCGCGGACGAGCCCCTGACGCTCCAGGACATCGGCGACAAGTACGGCGTCAGCCGGGAGCGCGCGCGTCAAATCGAGGCGGCGCTCATCCAGCGCATGCGTGAGTTCATGCGCGAACACATCCCGGACTTCGACCTGGTGGCGACCCCCAAGGGCTGA
- a CDS encoding beta-ketoacyl synthase N-terminal-like domain-containing protein: MRRVGIFGWGVVAPRSRNIEAFERNLASSESWLSPFNGFGPDNFLVGTPDFDLAEYKPWIDARFPANRFSQLERKMGQPTQFAIGAFIQSLAQNPGIEQELQALGPRAHVYVGTGLGDLPTIQAISLDLYRAQRRWNRFWAAPERNSALRQWLETRETLAGLPPEPASVDEAVRDEAEDAWWAYWTGRSVELREYLAELRDIEAIGVPDGADVESAKLAVIKEKRTRNARLQKKWSSPEPPWNAVSSNVLWNIHNTPASQISMLGRITGMTFAPVAACSSFGYGLKLAMNAIQLGEAKAVVMGMTDAAPNPLVVGGFYNARVISADAAISKPLTALRGTHIAGGSVVWVMGDYDYFTSKGFKPLGMEPVSVGVTADADHIITPSKEGPTLAIREALAAAGCTPADVGSWDLHATATPGDYLEVQNLRDVMPESVLITARKGTFGHGMSAGGGWELTAQYLGYARGGVFPTPLKRTELNQQISHVHERFVFDEAVATPAGCAGKLSMGVGGINACVISRPWKK; the protein is encoded by the coding sequence GTGCGCAGAGTTGGTATCTTCGGCTGGGGCGTCGTCGCCCCCCGGTCCAGGAACATTGAAGCGTTCGAGAGGAACCTCGCCTCCTCCGAAAGCTGGCTGTCCCCCTTCAACGGCTTCGGGCCGGACAACTTCCTGGTCGGCACGCCGGACTTCGACCTGGCGGAGTACAAGCCGTGGATTGACGCGCGCTTCCCCGCCAACCGCTTCTCGCAGCTGGAGCGGAAGATGGGGCAGCCGACGCAGTTCGCCATCGGCGCGTTCATCCAATCGCTCGCGCAGAACCCCGGGATTGAGCAGGAATTGCAAGCCCTGGGGCCCCGCGCGCACGTCTACGTGGGGACGGGTCTGGGCGACCTGCCCACCATCCAGGCCATCTCCCTGGACCTGTACCGCGCGCAGCGGCGGTGGAACCGCTTCTGGGCCGCGCCCGAGCGCAACTCGGCGCTGCGCCAGTGGCTGGAGACGCGTGAGACGCTTGCGGGCCTGCCGCCGGAGCCCGCGTCCGTGGACGAGGCTGTCCGCGACGAGGCCGAGGACGCGTGGTGGGCGTACTGGACGGGCCGCTCCGTGGAGCTGCGCGAGTACCTGGCGGAGCTGCGCGACATCGAGGCCATCGGCGTGCCGGATGGCGCCGACGTGGAGTCCGCCAAGCTGGCCGTCATCAAGGAGAAGCGCACCCGCAACGCCCGGCTGCAGAAGAAGTGGAGCTCGCCGGAGCCGCCGTGGAACGCGGTGTCCTCCAACGTGCTGTGGAACATCCACAACACGCCCGCCTCGCAGATTTCGATGCTCGGCCGCATCACCGGCATGACGTTCGCTCCGGTGGCCGCGTGCTCGTCGTTCGGCTACGGCCTGAAGCTGGCGATGAACGCCATCCAGCTGGGCGAGGCCAAGGCCGTGGTGATGGGCATGACGGACGCGGCGCCCAACCCGCTGGTGGTGGGCGGCTTCTACAACGCCCGCGTCATCTCCGCGGACGCCGCCATCTCCAAGCCGCTCACCGCGCTGCGCGGCACGCACATCGCGGGAGGCTCCGTGGTGTGGGTGATGGGCGACTACGACTACTTCACGTCCAAGGGCTTCAAGCCGCTGGGCATGGAGCCCGTGTCCGTGGGTGTCACCGCGGACGCCGACCACATCATCACCCCGTCCAAGGAAGGCCCCACCCTGGCCATCCGCGAGGCGCTGGCCGCCGCGGGCTGTACGCCCGCCGACGTGGGGAGCTGGGATTTGCACGCCACGGCCACGCCGGGTGACTACCTGGAGGTGCAGAACCTGCGCGACGTGATGCCCGAGTCGGTGCTCATCACCGCGCGCAAGGGCACCTTCGGCCACGGCATGTCCGCGGGCGGCGGCTGGGAGCTGACGGCGCAGTACCTGGGCTATGCGCGCGGCGGGGTGTTCCCCACGCCGCTGAAGCGCACGGAGCTCAACCAGCAGATCTCCCACGTGCACGAGCGCTTCGTCTTCGACGAGGCCGTGGCGACTCCCGCCGGCTGCGCGGGCAAGCTGTCCATGGGCGTGGGCGGCATCAACGCGTGTGTCATCTCGCGCCCCTGGAAGAAGTAG